Below is a window of Thermanaerothrix sp. DNA.
CCCGTTCCAGCACGGGGAGGTCTTCGTCACCGACGATGGGGCGGAAACCGATCTAGACCTGGGGCACTACGAGCGTTTCATCGATGAGTCCCTCTCGGGGGCCAACAACGTCACCACCGGGAAGATCTACTCATCAGTGATAAAGAAGGAGCGGGAGGGGCTTTACCTTGGGGCCACCGTGCAGGTGATACCCCACATAACCAACGAGATCCAGGAGCGGGTCCTCAAGGTGGCGGAGGGCCGGGACGTGGTCATAGCCGAGATAGGCGGCACCGTGGGCGACATAGAGGGCCTGCCGTTTCTGGAGTCCATTCGCCAGTTCTCCGGAAGGGTGGGCAGGGAGAACGTGCTCTACTGCCACGTGACCTTGGTGCCCTACATAGGCGCCGCCGGGGAGCTCAAGACCAAACCGACCCAGCACAGCGTCAACGAGCTGCGCCGCATAGGGATCCAGCCGGACGTCATCGTGTGCCGAAGCCAGTATCCCTTGGACCGGGACATAAGGGACAAGATAGCCCTTTTCTGCAACGTCCCCAAGGACTCGGTGGTGGAGGCTTTAGACGCGGAGAGCATCTACCAGGTGCCCATGGAGCTTCTGCGGCAGAACTTCGACCAGCTGGTGCTCCGCAAACTGGGCCTCTCGGGCTTCGCCGACGTGGACCTCACCGACTGGGTTGAGTTCCTCAAGGCCTCCAAGGACCTCCAGCGGGAGGTGGAGATAGCCATGGTGGGCAAGTACACGGGCCTTAAGGATGCCTACCTAAGCGTTGTGGAGGCCCTTTCCCATGGGGGCACCGCCAACGGCGTGAAGGTCAAGGTGCGCTCCGTGGAGGCGGAGGACGTGGAGCAGCACGGCGCCGAGACGGTGCTGGCGGGGGTCAGCGGCATCCTGGTGCCCGGCGGCTTCGGCTCCAGGGGGTTTGAG
It encodes the following:
- a CDS encoding CTP synthase; this translates as MAKFVFVTGGVVSSLGKGITAASLGALLKRRGLKVSIIKLDPYINVDAGTMNPFQHGEVFVTDDGAETDLDLGHYERFIDESLSGANNVTTGKIYSSVIKKEREGLYLGATVQVIPHITNEIQERVLKVAEGRDVVIAEIGGTVGDIEGLPFLESIRQFSGRVGRENVLYCHVTLVPYIGAAGELKTKPTQHSVNELRRIGIQPDVIVCRSQYPLDRDIRDKIALFCNVPKDSVVEALDAESIYQVPMELLRQNFDQLVLRKLGLSGFADVDLTDWVEFLKASKDLQREVEIAMVGKYTGLKDAYLSVVEALSHGGTANGVKVKVRSVEAEDVEQHGAETVLAGVSGILVPGGFGSRGFEGKVMAASYARTQGIPYFGLCLGMHVAAVEFARNVLGIAAAHSSEMDPGTPNPVIHLMEEQRNISRLGGTMRLGAYPCKLSPGTRARDAYGADLVMERHRHRYEFNNDYRKRFADAGMAVAGIYEEKDLVEILELKDHPWFVGVQFHPEFLSRPVRPHPLFREFVASAVKRGGL